The window TCTTGGGCCAGCAGCGTTTCGGGAAACGCGGCGCGGGCTTCGTCGTACAATGGCCCGACGTCGGCGTAGCGCGTACTGAAGTGAGTGATCAACAAGCGTTGAGCGTTGGCTTCGCCGGCAATCTGCGCCGCCTGCGCGGCGGTCGAATGGCCATAATCACGTGCCTCGTAAGCCATATCGTCGGTGTAGGTGGCTTCGTGAATAATCAGGTCAACGCCGCGCGCCAGCTCTACCGTGCCGGCGAATGGGCGCGTGTCGGTGCAGTAAGCCACCGCCTTGCCCGGCCGCGGCGGGCCAACCACTTCGTGCGAGCGGATCAGCCGCCCGTCATCGAGCTGCACATCTTCGCCCAGTTGTAATCGCCGATACATTGGCCCTTCGGGGATGCCGAGGGCGCGCGCCCGCTCCAGGTCGAAGCGCCCGGGCCGCGGCCGCTCTTCGAGGCGATAACCGAGCGTGAAGATGCGGTGATCGAGCGGGCGGGCGGCGACAAAATAATCGTCCGTTTCATAGACCGTCGTCACCGCCTTGAGCGCCGCAAACTCGCGCACGTCGAGCGGGTAATTGACATAAAGAATCTTCAAGCGCGCCAGCGTCTCCAGGTATTCGCGAATGCCTGGCGGCCCTACGAGCGTCAGCTCGCGCACGCGACGGTCGAGGCCCATTGTCGAAAGCAGGCCCGACAGCCCATTGAAGTGGTCGCCATGCAGATGCGTGATAAAGATGGCGGTGAGCTTGCTCGGGTTGAGCTTGGCGCGACTGATTTGCGTCTGCGTGCCCTCGCCGCAATCAAATAGCAGCCATTCGCCGTCGCGCACGACGGCCGTGGCGCTGACGTTGCGCCGCAAGGTCGGTTTGCCTGAACTGGTTCCCAGCGGGATGACCTTCATGCGATTTTACAATAGCATACCGACGGAGCCGCGGCGAAGGCGTGGCTCATTGTTGTCATCCGGCGCTCGATAGGGTACACTGTGGCGTGTTAACCCCTGTTTTTGCGAAGTCAATGGACGCGCAAAGCAGGGGTCTTGTGCTTTGAAGTAGCGGTAAGGCGAGGAGCGCGGCCCGGCGGCAGCCGGTCGAACGGGCGGCGGCTTCGCGAATCATTCTCCTCCCGGCAGCACAACCGGGTCTCGCAAAATGAAGCGCGGCTGTCCCCCTCCAGTGGTTGCGCTTTCGACGAGCAGGATCGGGAATCGGTTTGAGCCTGATAGGTAGTTTATGACGGCCAACTACTCGAAGCGGCGCTCGCGCACGCCTCGCCAAAGCGAGACGGCGAGCCCTGAGGTCACCATTCAAATCGCCGAGCGTGACGGCCAGCACGTCCTCGTCGTTAAAGAATCCTCATCCGTCGATCAAGAGGTCGCGCAGCAGGTGGTTGCGCTAATCGGCTCGTCGAGCGACGACTGGTCGCCCGCCACGCCCGCCGGCCAGGCCGACACCCAACCGTCAAAGCCGGCGCGCTTCGCCAATGAATCGGAAGCCGAGTTCGCGCGCATCCTGAGCTTCTATAACATCGAGTGGCAATACGAGCCGCGCAGCTTCGCCATCGAGTGGGACGCGGCGGGCGCAGCGACGAGCTTTTTCACGCCCGATTTTTACCTGCCGCAGCACAACGTCTATATTGAATTAACGACCCTGCGCCAGCCGCTCGTCACCCGCAAGAATCGCAAAATCCGCCGCCTGCGCGAGCTCTACCCGGAGGTCCATCTCAAGGTGCTTTATGCGGCGGACTATCGCAAGCTGATCGAGAAATTCGCCGGCAGCAGCGCCTGGCAGGAGAGCGACGAACAGAAGTAGCGGCCGCGTGGCAGTGCCCGGGCGGGTTCGCTTCCGAAAACCCAGCCGGAAGATGAAGGAGGATCGGACGTGCAGGTGAGCCAGGTTTCAGGCAAAAAAATAGCGATCCCGAGTGATCCTGAAATCCGTCTCCAAGCCCTCAGCGTTATGCGGGATGTCCTTGCGGACTCCCAATGCCAAAAGTCCGAAGACTCTTGGCGAGCGAGACTCTTGCGAGTCTCAGCCATCACACCGAAGTTTCACTTTCCCGCTGCCGCCCCTTGCGGGACTGCAACGATCCAGCGAACCTGAAGACTTCAATCAAAACCTCTCGGGATCGGACCTGGTTGTTGCCAACCAAGCTCGCTCATAGTAGCACAGATTTTTTTCGTGTCAACTAAAAAATGCGCTCATGAAAGAAATTTTCCATGAAAAATTTTCCCACCAGTGAAACCCTCTCGGAAAAACCGCTGATCCCACAGAATCGGCTCCAGGAGCGAGTTTCAGAGCTTGGCCAGGAGATTTCCCTCGCTTATACCGATGGCGAGCTGATGCTGGTGGCCATTCTCAGAGGCGCTTTCGTCTTTGCCGCCGATTTGCTGCGCGCCATCACGATTCCAGCGACAATTGACTTCATGGCGATCTCGTCTTACGCCGGCCAGTCAGGCGTCGTGCGCATCACCAAAGACCTTGAGGAGAGCATCGCCGGTCGCCATGTCCTGATGGTCGAAGACATCATTGATACGGGGCTGACAGCCAATTACCTGCTCGAAAACCTCAAGCGCCGTAACCCGGCAAGCCTGGCGCTCTGCGCCCTGCTGAATCGCTCGGCGCGCCGCATCATTGACCTGCCGATTGCCCACCGCGGCTTTGAGATTCCCGACCTGTTTGTTGTCGGGTACGGCCTCGATTATCAGCAGCGCTACCGCAACCTGCCCTACATTGCGACGCTGCGCTTTGATGATTAATCCAGCAGATAACAAGAATGCGTCTTGAAGGCGAGCCAGACTTGCTTGCCGGGGCGCAGGTCGAGCTCGTTAACCGCCTGGCGCGTCAGGCTGGCACGCCACACGACGCCGCTCGTAATGCTGGCGACGGTGCGCGCGCCTTTGTCTTCAATCGTCGTGATGTGCCCGCGCAAGCGGTTGCGCGCCGACGTGCCCTGTGGCTCGTCGAGCGCCAGCAGGATGTCGCCCGAGGGCACAGCGACCTTCACTTCCGCGCCAACCGGTTCGCGCCCGAACGGCACTTCGACCTGGCAGGCACCGTCTGTATCAGTGATCTCGACAGTCATGGTGCCGCCGCCCTGGTCGTGAGCAACGATGCGGCCCGGAAAGATATTCTCCACGCCGGTCAGCCGCGCGACGCTCGCCCTGACCGGCGCGTTGAAGACTTCGAGCGGCTCGCCTTCGGCGACAATGCGCCCGCGCTCGAAGACCAGTACCCGCTCGCCGAGCGTCATCGCCTCTTCGCGGCTGTGTGTGACATAGATTATCGGCAGGCGCAGCTCGCGGTTGAGCGCCTTGAGGTCGCTGATGATGGCCAGCTTGGTCGCTTCGTCAATGGCCGACAGCGGCTCGTCGAGCAGCAGCAGGCGCGGGCCTGAGGCCAGCGCTCGGGCAAAGGCAATGCGTTGCGCTTCGCCGCCGGAAATCTGGCGCGGCTGGCGCTCGGCAGTATGCGCGACATGAAAAGCGCGGAGCAGGGCCATCGCCCGCTCGCGGCGCTCGCCCTTTGCGATATGGGTCATGCCGAATTCGACATTGGCGCGCGCCGACAGGTGCGGAAAGAGCGCCAGATTCTGGAAGACATAGCCGACGCCCCGTCGGCGGATCGGCAGATCAATGGCGCGCTCGGAAGCAAATAGCACCTGCTCGCCGATCAGTATGCGCCCGGCGTCTGGGCGCAGGATGCCGGCGATTGATTTCAGCGTCGTCGTCTTGCCCGAACCCGACGCGCCAAACAGAATCGTCACGCCGGGATGGGCCGTGAATGCGACATCAAGCAGAAACTCGCCCGCCGCGCCGGCGCCCGGCTCAGACGCCGGCGCGCGCCCAAAGGCCTTCGTGTTGCCGCCGTGACTCAGTCTTTTTTTGATGTTGACCGACAGCATCATTTATCGCTGGTCGCCAGCTTGTTGGTGGCGTAAACGATCACCAGGGCGGTGGCTGAAAGAATCAGCACGAGCGTCAGCGCGTAATCGTCGCGGCCTGCCTGTGTGGCGTCGTAGATGGCAATCGCGGCGGTCTGTGTGCGGCCCGGAATGTTGCCAGCAACCATCAGCGTCGCGCCGAAATCGCCGAGCGAGCGCGCAAAGGCCAGCATTGCCGCCGCCAGCACACCGCGCGAGGCCAGCGGCAAAGTGACGCGCCAGAAGACGCGCCACTCGGACTGTCCGAGCGTGCGGGCGGCGTCTTCGAGCTCGCGGTCAACGGCGGCGATTGCGGCGCGCGTGGTCTTGACGACGAGCGGCAATGCGCCGACGGCGGCGGCGACGACCGCGCCGCGCCAGGTGAAGACCAGCGGCGCGCCGGTTAATGATTCAATCGTCCGGCCTATGAAACTGGCGCGTCCGAGCAGCACCAGCAAGTAGTAGCCAAGCACGGTCGGCGGCAGCACCAGCGGCAGCGTCACTACGGCGTCGAGCAACTCGCGCCCGAAGAAGCGCCGCCGCGCCAGCAGCCAGCCGAGCGCCACACCGACGACAATGACCATCGCCGTCGCCAGCAGCGCGACACGCAGCGAAAGCGTCAGCGGAAACCAGTCCATCGCAGCCATCGGGTGATGAAGATAACACAGAAGCGACGCGGCGACACGGCGACGCGGCGACGCGGCGAGGGAGAAAGGAGACGCGGCGAAGGGGATACGCGACGACGCGGCGCAAAAAGGGTTGCGGCAGATGAATGCGTCTTGTAGGTAATTGCGCTTTGAATTGATTTGAAATTACAATTTCTTTGCAAGCTAGATCACTGCGTGCTATGATGCGGCCCGCGGTGATCGCTATTCTCGCCGGCTCCGTTTCACATCGATTGCGTTGAAT is drawn from Blastocatellia bacterium and contains these coding sequences:
- the modB gene encoding molybdate ABC transporter permease subunit, producing MDWFPLTLSLRVALLATAMVIVVGVALGWLLARRRFFGRELLDAVVTLPLVLPPTVLGYYLLVLLGRASFIGRTIESLTGAPLVFTWRGAVVAAAVGALPLVVKTTRAAIAAVDRELEDAARTLGQSEWRVFWRVTLPLASRGVLAAAMLAFARSLGDFGATLMVAGNIPGRTQTAAIAIYDATQAGRDDYALTLVLILSATALVIVYATNKLATSDK
- the modC gene encoding molybdenum ABC transporter ATP-binding protein, whose translation is MMLSVNIKKRLSHGGNTKAFGRAPASEPGAGAAGEFLLDVAFTAHPGVTILFGASGSGKTTTLKSIAGILRPDAGRILIGEQVLFASERAIDLPIRRRGVGYVFQNLALFPHLSARANVEFGMTHIAKGERRERAMALLRAFHVAHTAERQPRQISGGEAQRIAFARALASGPRLLLLDEPLSAIDEATKLAIISDLKALNRELRLPIIYVTHSREEAMTLGERVLVFERGRIVAEGEPLEVFNAPVRASVARLTGVENIFPGRIVAHDQGGGTMTVEITDTDGACQVEVPFGREPVGAEVKVAVPSGDILLALDEPQGTSARNRLRGHITTIEDKGARTVASITSGVVWRASLTRQAVNELDLRPGKQVWLAFKTHSCYLLD
- the rnz gene encoding ribonuclease Z encodes the protein MKVIPLGTSSGKPTLRRNVSATAVVRDGEWLLFDCGEGTQTQISRAKLNPSKLTAIFITHLHGDHFNGLSGLLSTMGLDRRVRELTLVGPPGIREYLETLARLKILYVNYPLDVREFAALKAVTTVYETDDYFVAARPLDHRIFTLGYRLEERPRPGRFDLERARALGIPEGPMYRRLQLGEDVQLDDGRLIRSHEVVGPPRPGKAVAYCTDTRPFAGTVELARGVDLIIHEATYTDDMAYEARDYGHSTAAQAAQIAGEANAQRLLITHFSTRYADVGPLYDEARAAFPETLLAQDLMEIEV
- the hpt gene encoding hypoxanthine phosphoribosyltransferase, whose product is MKNFPTSETLSEKPLIPQNRLQERVSELGQEISLAYTDGELMLVAILRGAFVFAADLLRAITIPATIDFMAISSYAGQSGVVRITKDLEESIAGRHVLMVEDIIDTGLTANYLLENLKRRNPASLALCALLNRSARRIIDLPIAHRGFEIPDLFVVGYGLDYQQRYRNLPYIATLRFDD